A part of Geothrix oryzae genomic DNA contains:
- a CDS encoding aminotransferase class I/II-fold pyridoxal phosphate-dependent enzyme has product MTIRLTDLGKAVLETEYAVRGPIVARAGELEKHGREIIYCNIGNPQSLGQKALTWNRQILALCEYPALLDLAPGTFPTDVVETAKAILAGTRHGLGAYSESRGVRFIREAVAEFILERDHIGVDPDAIFLTDGASKGVQTILRLLLSGPQDGIMVPIPQYPLYSATITLYEGRMVPYYLDEANGWKLSRPMLEASLAQAKAEGTRVKAICVINPGNPTGAVLDEANIAMVIDFAKAHGLSILADEVYQENIYLPGDEFVSFAKVLHQVEAKEVSLFSFHSCSKGFLGECGVRGGYFEYRHVPEDVAAQILKLQSVSLCANLAGQVATYAMVRPPKPGMPSHARYAAEKGAILETLKQRAILLAEGLNRIEGISCNEIAGAMYAFPSITLPAGRTDFDYAMALLEATGICVVPGSGFGQAEGTAHFRTTILPPTDKIQKVVDALGEFHRNFR; this is encoded by the coding sequence ATGACCATCCGTTTGACTGACCTCGGGAAAGCCGTCCTGGAAACGGAATACGCCGTGCGGGGGCCCATCGTGGCCCGGGCCGGGGAGTTGGAGAAGCACGGGCGCGAGATCATCTACTGCAACATCGGGAACCCACAGTCGCTGGGGCAGAAGGCCCTCACCTGGAACCGCCAGATCCTGGCCCTCTGCGAGTACCCGGCCCTCCTGGACCTGGCTCCGGGCACCTTCCCCACGGATGTGGTCGAGACGGCCAAGGCCATTCTCGCCGGCACCAGGCACGGGCTCGGCGCCTACAGCGAAAGCCGCGGCGTGCGGTTCATCCGCGAGGCCGTGGCCGAGTTCATCCTGGAGCGCGACCACATCGGGGTGGATCCCGATGCCATCTTCCTCACGGACGGCGCCAGCAAAGGCGTGCAGACCATCCTGAGGCTGCTGCTCAGCGGACCCCAGGACGGCATCATGGTGCCGATCCCCCAGTACCCGCTGTATTCAGCCACCATCACGCTCTACGAAGGGCGCATGGTGCCCTACTACCTGGACGAGGCGAACGGCTGGAAGCTGAGCCGCCCCATGCTGGAGGCCTCCTTGGCCCAGGCGAAGGCGGAAGGCACGCGCGTGAAGGCCATCTGCGTGATCAACCCCGGCAACCCCACGGGGGCGGTGCTGGACGAGGCCAACATCGCGATGGTCATCGACTTCGCGAAGGCCCACGGGCTCTCGATCCTGGCGGACGAGGTCTACCAGGAGAACATCTACCTGCCCGGCGATGAGTTCGTCTCCTTCGCGAAGGTGCTGCACCAGGTCGAGGCGAAGGAGGTCTCCCTCTTCAGCTTCCACTCCTGCTCCAAGGGCTTCCTGGGCGAGTGCGGCGTGCGGGGCGGGTACTTCGAATACCGCCATGTGCCGGAGGATGTGGCCGCCCAGATCCTCAAGCTCCAGAGCGTGAGCCTCTGTGCCAACCTCGCGGGCCAGGTCGCCACCTATGCCATGGTGCGTCCGCCGAAACCGGGCATGCCCTCCCACGCCCGGTACGCCGCGGAGAAGGGCGCCATCCTCGAGACCCTGAAGCAGCGGGCCATCCTGTTGGCCGAAGGCTTGAACCGCATCGAAGGCATCTCCTGCAACGAGATCGCGGGGGCCATGTACGCCTTCCCCAGCATCACCCTGCCGGCGGGCCGCACGGACTTCGACTACGCCATGGCCCTGCTGGAGGCGACGGGC
- a CDS encoding acyl-CoA dehydrogenase family protein, which yields MLGFSLSPEQLAEKERAHAFAEKIMRPVARKYDETGEWAVDVYKAAFDYGYLQALVPEDCGGPGAKQIEEAIVCEELAWGCAGLYTSIMANGLAMTPLLVAASPEQKKKWLGMLAEEPKFAAFSLSEPNAGSDAGGMSCRAEKKGDKYIINGTKCYCTNGGYADWYALFASTDPTKGARGTSCIVVPRDTPGLVVGKAMDKMGQRASNQVELYFNDAEVPVENLLGKEGMGFVIAMKTLDQTRAAVAAGGVGVARAAFEIALEYAKTRIQFGQPIFANQAISFMLADMAKKIEASRLLTWQAAWMTDNGIKNSKQSAIAKTFATDTAMEVSTDAVQILGGNGYSRDYLVEKCMRDAKLLQIYEGTNQIQRLVIAKEIQQGN from the coding sequence ATGCTCGGTTTCTCGCTTTCCCCTGAACAGCTGGCCGAAAAAGAACGGGCCCATGCCTTCGCCGAGAAGATCATGCGCCCCGTGGCCCGCAAGTACGACGAGACCGGCGAGTGGGCCGTGGATGTCTACAAGGCCGCCTTCGACTATGGCTACCTCCAGGCCCTGGTGCCCGAGGACTGCGGCGGCCCCGGCGCCAAGCAGATCGAGGAAGCGATCGTCTGCGAGGAGCTGGCCTGGGGCTGCGCCGGCCTCTACACCTCCATCATGGCCAACGGCCTGGCCATGACGCCTCTGCTGGTCGCGGCCTCCCCCGAACAGAAGAAGAAGTGGCTGGGCATGCTCGCCGAGGAGCCCAAGTTCGCGGCCTTCTCCCTGTCCGAGCCCAACGCCGGTTCCGACGCCGGCGGCATGAGCTGCCGCGCGGAGAAGAAGGGCGACAAATACATCATCAACGGCACCAAGTGCTACTGCACCAATGGCGGCTACGCCGACTGGTATGCCCTCTTCGCCAGCACCGATCCCACCAAGGGCGCCCGCGGCACCAGCTGCATCGTGGTCCCCCGCGACACGCCGGGCCTGGTGGTGGGCAAGGCCATGGACAAGATGGGCCAGCGGGCCTCCAACCAGGTGGAGCTCTACTTCAACGACGCCGAGGTGCCCGTGGAGAACCTCCTGGGCAAGGAAGGCATGGGTTTCGTCATCGCCATGAAGACCCTGGATCAGACCCGCGCCGCCGTGGCCGCCGGAGGCGTGGGCGTGGCCCGGGCCGCCTTCGAGATCGCCCTGGAGTACGCCAAGACGCGCATCCAGTTCGGCCAGCCCATCTTCGCCAACCAGGCCATCAGCTTCATGCTGGCGGACATGGCCAAGAAGATCGAGGCCAGCCGCCTGCTCACCTGGCAGGCCGCCTGGATGACCGACAACGGCATCAAGAACTCGAAGCAGAGCGCCATCGCCAAGACCTTCGCCACCGACACCGCCATGGAAGTCAGCACCGACGCCGTGCAGATCCTCGGCGGCAACGGCTACAGCCGCGACTACCTGGTCGAGAAGTGCATGCGCGACGCCAAGCTCCTCCAGATCTATGAAGGAACGAACCAGATCCAGCGCCTCGTCATCGCGAAGGAAATCCAGCAGGGGAACTGA
- a CDS encoding DMT family transporter, whose product MRSWILLLVAGLLETGWAIGLKYTQGFTRPLASALTGLAIVGSMVLLGLAAKELPIGTAYPVWVGIGAFGAAVLGMVLFKEPVTPGRIFFLILLMVAVLGLKATTA is encoded by the coding sequence ATGCGCAGCTGGATCCTCCTCCTCGTGGCCGGTCTCCTGGAGACGGGCTGGGCCATCGGCCTGAAATACACCCAGGGCTTCACGCGGCCCCTGGCCTCGGCCCTCACGGGCCTGGCCATCGTGGGCAGCATGGTCCTGCTGGGGCTGGCCGCCAAGGAACTGCCCATCGGCACCGCCTATCCGGTGTGGGTGGGCATCGGGGCCTTCGGGGCGGCCGTGCTGGGCATGGTCCTCTTCAAGGAGCCGGTGACGCCGGGCCGGATCTTCTTCCTTATCCTGCTCATGGTGGCGGTCCTGGGCCTGAAGGCCACCACGGCCTAG
- a CDS encoding cold-shock protein — protein MSEGTVKWFNAEKGFGFITPDEGGPDIFVHYSAVQTKGFRSLDEKQRVSFEVVQGPKGPQAANVNKV, from the coding sequence ATGTCCGAAGGTACCGTCAAGTGGTTCAACGCCGAGAAGGGTTTCGGCTTCATCACCCCCGACGAGGGTGGGCCCGACATCTTCGTCCACTACTCCGCCGTGCAGACCAAGGGATTCCGCTCCCTGGACGAGAAGCAGCGCGTCAGCTTCGAGGTGGTGCAGGGCCCCAAGGGCCCCCAGGCCGCGAATGTGAACAAGGTCTGA